The Pieris napi chromosome 20, ilPieNapi1.2, whole genome shotgun sequence genome segment gagagtgttcagaggagttgttcggattaataccagCTGCTGAGTTTCAACATCAGACGTCGAGGCACAGTGCGAAATTCCGGCCGCATCACTTCGACATTtgttgttccacaactgagcgttttttaaggcagtttttgcagAGTACCACCactatttccgaaccaattcgactaagggtccttcaagaaaagagcgtaccaattcttaatagaTCCAAATCCGACCTCTGTGTCtgattattcataaaatttttacccttaaactgTGTGACCCGTGTCACGAATGCTAGATTCCTGTGCCTACTAGGATAGTAGTTTTTATAGAGGAATTAAAAAGGGCAcatatatatgtgtgtgtgtatagtAGATTTCAGGTATAACGAAAATGAAGGGAACACTATAAACATAGATTGCTGATCTTTATCGACCAACTCCGGTCGCAATATCTGGATTTATAAGAACTTGTTACAACAGtttttgagaactggcagtaaatgtaaaattagaagcattaatatcaatttctttactgacaagtcataattAGTGTACtttatgttacctatgtgattaaatgattttttacttttactttactttacagTCGCTATACCCAAACTCGGCGTTATATTACGTTAGATTTAACGTTGCTATAGCTAAATAGTCGTTACAACCAAGGTCATAAATTCCATTATGTTCACTAACCGAAAATCaagtatgtataattttaccCCTTACTTTATACTTACTATACTGCATACTTTAACATGAATGAGTCTTATTGCTTCGTTCTAACAGAAGTTCtcaacacaatttgacagacaGAGAcgaaatacaatttttgtaaCGAGACTCCAATTAGACAGAACTTCAGACTTCAGGTCAGACTTTTACTTTCTTTAACACACCTAAATATAAGAAGCTTTAATAGACTATGTATTTATGTTAGTCTGAGTTCTGTGTGTCAGGtttacacataaattatatatggaCGTTCATATTACGCTGTCTGGGACTGGTAGTTCTTCAATATAAAAACCtttatgtaaaacaatttattataaaatccgTTATTGTCATAACGTACAGATCTGGCTTTAAAACATTGCAacggctttatttattttcgtcGTTTTAAATCATCAATCAGGTAATCGAAAACTAATTCTCTCGTGTCTCTGGCTAGGAGGAAATCGGTGTGAGAGAAATCTTTACGGGCGACCTTCCTAACTTTGCAGTTAGGTATAACCTCGGCCATTGCCAACACGTCTCGTTCATGAAGAAGGATGTCTCCAAGAGTGTAATGCATTGTcatgtttactttaatattcttTAAGTCGTATTCCGGTGGTGTGTATCTTCCATACTTCAATAGGTTACCAAGGAGGCCATGATCGAAACTCCTGAATGATTTATCTCGAATGTTTTGACCATAATGGGCGTATTGCTTGACTGCCGCTCCACTTACACTTTCCTTTGCACGGGAGATCTCTTCCTGCAATgcatttagtttaattaaacaagAGTTAAGAGAATGAAATACTTGtgttttgacgtgacaacgtcttataattcgatggagccggctgcacgcacgaaaaaacatgactcatgtggcgttacctcgctctgaggcgttccatttaaggctagAAGTgaaagcgagagcgcggaacgagcgacaaagagggacaatcggcctccgcgttcggcagcgttcgacatctgtcaTTCTCCTACTAAAGTGAACGATGCGTCCACGTGGAGAGCtgctatacaaaaatacatttacatgTTTTTGTCAAGTATGAAGTGCAGTGttttcagtattttcttatgaagttgtcacgttcaactatcgtcataTAGGGAAAAAAGTAACTACAATTAGATGTAAATTTGAATACAGCGTGTTATCAACGAatgaaaaaactaatttttttttgttttttcgacgtttaaattaatatttataacgtgaaagtttatattttgtgataaaatacataagtaaaaCTTACCATAGtcttcattattaaatatattaactcGAAAAGgtcatttttattcttagGTATTTCCATATTATTTACTGATTCAATTAATTCGCCCAGATTTGGCTTTTCATTTCTTGGTGGTGCTAAGATTTCTACGAAGCCAAACAAAGATGTCAGAGCCTGAAAAAGGTATACATGTATATAATAAGAGATATATAACATTGAAAAGAGGAAAAATTCTAAcgaattatgtatgtatgctCGAATAAATTCAAGTTTTTACATTTGACTCCTAAAACAAGGATATATTAGAATTACTTCTTGAAATGAAATTTCTTTAGGAGCTAGAGGATAAAATTTTCACGGATCGTCACGAAggtgtgcagcgtttttgtcgaagagagcgattgagaccgattgagagagtgagaagggcgaattaccatatagaaattttattttttaaatttgaatttcttaaagagaatttatgaaatattagtattttatattttatgcaaaatattttattaaaatctcaaatgacgaattgtaaattaaaatgccacgtgttttttatcgaagaaataaatttaaaaacttaaattaattatttgtattaattttcgccacttttaatactttaatgacaattaaattcattaaattcctaacatatcttcatttttccctccctctaagtctcgaaaatctaaagttttataaatatgaacaaaactttaaaaaaaagttttccaAAGacgtttcacttctgacatttATACGTACgtacttttttttcttgtgtTCTGGTCTGATTTATTAAAGTTGTTGCCCAGAATAACAATTTCAAGACGGTTTAGACGTTCGGTTAGAAATTCAACGCTTATACATTTTCAtaatcttttctctttgtcGTATACTTCACTTATCTTTAGGTTAAATCGATTGGATAGTAATCTTAAAACTTACTAGAATATCATCTGTCCTGGCCGCAGCTTGAGAAAGAACCCAGTTAGGAAAGTCATTCTGGTATCCAACTCCAGCTAGCAAGTGCGCAGACGCAATCTTGTCATTGTATTCCGGTTTCCTTGAGTTCAAGATTAAAAAGACAGTCCCTCCCTGCGAATGACCGACATAATGGAGTTTCTTCTGTCGTGTGCGAGACAGTGCAAAATCTATCATATGGGGCAGATCAATTAAGGCTACTTCTTCGAAAGAGAAATCCCAAAACTGGCGTTTGGTGTCGTCGTTGTCAGGGCTCAGAAAGAGATGACGACGCGAGTTTTTCACACCTCGCGCATTTCCTATCCAGACATCGAACCCACTATCGGCAAGGTAATACGCTGAAAAGATCAAATGCTGTGTTAATTTATCATCAAGTATCAGCTTTTgtaaataagatttttgttaatgatttaaattttaatattctgataatctatatacatatatataaagatatatatttacatcatATATACATAGATTACAGATACATTATGTatatactagcggacccgacagacgttgtcctgcatgatatttcaagcgattaggatattaaacaaagtatgacagtaccgactgcagcgtcatttgccgggctgatttgtgaatctagtACCATCCAGGGcaccacccaaacgcatacataAACTTCATTCTAATCGGTCCAGGCATTtaagagaagttcagtgacatacacacgtacagtaaaATCTTCTTTGTTGTCTcaatctatttatataaaccgTGTTAAAGTCCATTACGTAGTATAAGATATTCAAGCGAACAGACGGCTTGCtgttaaactcaaactcaaactcaaaatatctttattcaagtgggtaaccaagtacacttttgaatcgtcaagttaaattaatcgtaaatttacatttactaccagttcgcaagtcaagggcgtagagtgggtaagaagaactggcaagaaactttccgccactctttttaatcgccaggtattgtcatacaaattgtttgaactggagcaattcaatcccaaggattaggatcatttaagtagtcctcaaatttataaaaagctttgttgattagttttcgtttaacgagggctttgaatttatttagtgatattactctaatttcgcttgacAACAAAACAACTATGTATCGATTGCTTTCTCCCTTCGAAGTTATTTAGCAATTCATTAGATTATATTGATTGAAATGAAACAggctaaattattta includes the following:
- the LOC125059802 gene encoding lipase 3-like — translated: MARILPFVIFIICVNICSSIDDTRSQLSTYDRIRKDGYPSEKYDLITSDGYILQINRIPRGKNDYLDFFRQRPVVFLQHGLQSSASSFLGIGVNSSLAYYLADSGFDVWIGNARGVKNSRRHLFLSPDNDDTKRQFWDFSFEEVALIDLPHMIDFALSRTRQKKLHYVGHSQGGTVFLILNSRKPEYNDKIASAHLLAGVGYQNDFPNWVLSQAAARTDDILALTSLFGFVEILAPPRNEKPNLGELIESVNNMEIPKNKNDLFELIYLIMKTMEEISRAKESVSGAAVKQYAHYGQNIRDKSFRSFDHGLLGNLLKYGRYTPPEYDLKNIKVNMTMHYTLGDILLHERDVLAMAEVIPNCKVRKVARKDFSHTDFLLARDTRELVFDYLIDDLKRRK